One part of the Streptomyces sp. NBC_00286 genome encodes these proteins:
- the lepB gene encoding signal peptidase I: protein MSQTRRTDEGHGRLGSKLSNLAVALGCVLFLGGFAWGVIVYQPYTVPTASMTPTIAVGDRILAERIDGREVQRGDVVVFRQDSWGNVPMVKRVVAVGGDTVACCTDGKLTVNGKQIDEPYLAKGSEARASKIPTVKVPEGRLFLLGDERSGSLDSTAHLTEAGNGSVPRSSVDARVDAVVWPMNGVLDRATGFETLGGISQPGPLRLVLAAIVTGAVLVLGGAAYGPLAQRAARRRSATPAKEQVLAG, encoded by the coding sequence ATGAGCCAGACACGTCGTACGGACGAGGGCCACGGACGGCTCGGCAGCAAGCTGTCGAACCTGGCTGTGGCCCTCGGCTGTGTGCTCTTCCTCGGAGGATTCGCCTGGGGCGTCATCGTCTACCAGCCGTACACCGTGCCGACGGCATCGATGACGCCCACCATCGCGGTCGGCGACCGGATCCTCGCCGAGCGGATCGACGGCAGGGAGGTCCAGCGTGGCGACGTCGTCGTCTTCAGGCAGGACAGCTGGGGCAACGTCCCCATGGTCAAGAGGGTCGTCGCGGTCGGCGGCGACACGGTCGCCTGCTGCACGGACGGCAAGCTGACCGTCAACGGCAAGCAGATCGACGAACCGTACCTGGCCAAGGGTTCCGAGGCCCGGGCGAGCAAGATCCCGACCGTCAAGGTTCCCGAAGGCCGGCTCTTCCTGCTCGGTGACGAGCGCAGCGGCTCCCTCGACTCGACCGCCCATCTCACGGAGGCCGGCAACGGTTCGGTGCCGCGCAGCTCGGTGGACGCACGGGTCGACGCGGTGGTGTGGCCCATGAACGGGGTGCTGGACCGAGCCACCGGCTTCGAGACGCTCGGCGGCATTTCCCAGCCCGGGCCGCTGAGGCTGGTCCTCGCCGCGATCGTGACGGGCGCGGTACTGGTCCTCGGCGGCGCCGCGTACGGGCCGCTCGCTCAGCGGGCGGCGCGGCGGCGGAGCGCTACGCCGGCCAAGGAGCAGGTCCTTGCCGGCTGA
- the lepB gene encoding signal peptidase I translates to MGDLAVGARSGHEGPEDKPERPETTAPPATEHVVPSGGDSGAGDGGDGHEQGDGDAPKPKKQRSFWKELPLLIGIALVLALLIKTFLVQAFSIPSDSMQNTLQQGDRVLVDKLTPWFGSEPERGEVVVFHDPDGWLAGEPAPNPNAIQTALSWIGLMPSADEKDLIKRVVAVAGDTIECKGTGPLKVNGKELDEPYVYPGNTPCSVDDSGGQFKKTVPTGKIWVMGDHRQNSLDSRYHQQDDNKGFVPVDNVVGRAIVVAWPPTRWSTLPVPDTFDQGLSAAAPGALGLAGAVPLVLWRRRRITVENARVSGRATAR, encoded by the coding sequence GTGGGGGATTTGGCGGTCGGAGCACGGTCCGGACACGAGGGTCCGGAGGACAAACCGGAGCGACCCGAGACGACGGCTCCCCCGGCCACTGAGCATGTCGTGCCCTCCGGGGGTGACTCCGGAGCCGGAGATGGCGGTGACGGGCACGAGCAGGGCGACGGGGATGCCCCGAAGCCGAAGAAGCAGCGGTCCTTCTGGAAGGAACTCCCGCTCCTCATCGGTATCGCCCTGGTCCTCGCGCTGCTGATCAAGACCTTCCTGGTACAGGCGTTCTCGATCCCCTCGGACTCGATGCAGAACACCCTTCAGCAGGGGGACCGCGTCCTGGTCGACAAGCTCACCCCGTGGTTCGGCTCCGAGCCCGAGCGCGGCGAGGTCGTCGTCTTCCACGACCCCGACGGCTGGCTGGCGGGCGAGCCGGCCCCCAATCCGAACGCGATCCAGACGGCCCTCAGCTGGATCGGCCTGATGCCGTCCGCCGACGAGAAGGACCTCATCAAGCGGGTCGTCGCGGTCGCCGGAGACACCATCGAGTGCAAGGGCACCGGGCCGCTGAAGGTCAACGGCAAGGAACTGGACGAGCCTTACGTCTACCCCGGGAACACGCCGTGCAGCGTCGACGACTCGGGCGGCCAGTTCAAGAAGACGGTACCCACGGGCAAAATCTGGGTCATGGGTGACCACCGGCAGAACTCGCTGGACTCCCGCTACCACCAGCAGGACGACAACAAAGGCTTCGTCCCCGTGGACAACGTCGTGGGCCGCGCCATCGTGGTCGCCTGGCCGCCCACCCGCTGGTCCACGCTGCCGGTGCCGGACACCTTCGACCAGGGACTCAGTGCCGCGGCTCCGGGCGCGCTCGGCCTCGCGGGCGCGGTGCCCCTGGTGTTGTGGCGCAGGCGCCGGATCACCGTTGAAAACGCCAGGGTTTCTGGGCGCGCTACCGCCAGGTAG
- the lepB gene encoding signal peptidase I has product MGNRGRPRGSHRVDTRLPTGYRPTSGRVGPGRAERRKLARKVKRRRQRSAIKEIPLLIGVALLIALVLKTFLVQAFVIPSGSMEQTIRIGDRVLVDKLTPWFGSKPTRGDVVVFKDPGGWLEDEQPIPKQDDPIVVKQVKQVLTFIGLLPSENERDLIKRVVAVGGDTVKCCDAQGRVTVNGMPINEAYIHPGNKPSSFRFEVKVPTGRLWVMGDHRENSADSRFHRNEAYNGTVSEEEVVGRAMVIAWPIGHWRGLDEPETYASVPDAPGGSTTALGASHRVANADRYGLIPLPSPAELPLVMGVVGLRRIGRSRWHGVRSGCGGFGGRSTVRTRGSGGQTGATRDDGSPGH; this is encoded by the coding sequence ATGGGTAACCGAGGACGACCACGCGGAAGCCACCGCGTCGACACCCGACTGCCCACCGGATACCGGCCGACGAGCGGCCGCGTAGGCCCCGGCCGGGCCGAGCGGCGCAAGCTCGCCCGCAAGGTCAAGCGGCGCAGGCAGCGCTCGGCGATCAAGGAGATTCCGCTCCTCATAGGTGTCGCCCTGCTCATAGCTCTCGTTCTGAAGACGTTCCTCGTCCAGGCCTTCGTGATCCCGTCGGGCTCCATGGAGCAGACCATCCGGATCGGCGACCGTGTCCTGGTCGACAAGCTCACCCCGTGGTTCGGCTCCAAGCCCACCCGTGGCGACGTCGTCGTCTTCAAGGACCCCGGAGGATGGCTCGAGGACGAGCAGCCGATCCCGAAGCAGGACGACCCCATCGTCGTCAAGCAGGTCAAGCAGGTGCTGACCTTCATCGGCCTGCTGCCCTCCGAGAACGAACGGGACCTGATCAAGCGGGTCGTCGCGGTCGGCGGCGACACCGTCAAGTGCTGCGACGCCCAGGGCCGCGTCACCGTCAACGGCATGCCCATCAATGAGGCTTACATCCATCCCGGCAACAAACCCTCCTCCTTTCGGTTCGAGGTGAAGGTGCCCACGGGCCGTCTGTGGGTCATGGGCGACCACCGGGAGAACTCCGCCGACTCCCGTTTCCACCGCAACGAGGCCTATAACGGCACCGTTTCCGAAGAGGAGGTCGTCGGCCGTGCCATGGTCATCGCCTGGCCCATCGGCCACTGGCGAGGCCTGGATGAACCGGAGACCTATGCGTCCGTACCCGACGCGCCAGGCGGGTCGACCACCGCCCTCGGCGCGTCGCATAGGGTGGCCAATGCGGATCGATATGGATTGATCCCGCTCCCGAGCCCTGCGGAACTCCCGCTCGTTATGGGAGTGGTGGGCCTGCGCCGCATCGGGCGCAGTCGGTGGCACGGAGTGAGGAGTGGATGTGGGGGATTTGGCGGTCGGAGCACGGTCCGGACACGAGGGTCCGGAGGACAAACCGGAGCGACCCGAGACGACGGCTCCCCCGGCCACTGA
- the lepB gene encoding signal peptidase I, translating into MDAEAQSTERDRSSRPTEAEEISATEGTEGRSRFSLVSRTADWLPGGRISLTVLACLVFLLLLSRFVMQPFQIPSGSMEPGLRIGDRVLVNKLAYRFGAEPNRGDVLVFDGTGHFGAADYIKRVVGVGGDHVVCCDRQGRIEVNGRSVDESTFLYPGNKPSEAPFDVVVPDGTLFVLGDHRGDSSDSRDHLGSPGGGMVPVGDVIGRADWIAWPTDHWTRLDPADVYARVPEPEANELNTTVGAHG; encoded by the coding sequence ATGGACGCCGAAGCACAGTCGACGGAGCGCGACCGCTCCTCCCGCCCCACCGAAGCCGAGGAGATCTCGGCCACAGAGGGGACGGAAGGACGGTCGCGTTTCTCGTTGGTGTCCCGGACAGCCGACTGGCTTCCCGGTGGTCGCATCAGTCTCACAGTGCTCGCCTGCTTGGTTTTTCTGCTGCTTTTGAGTCGGTTTGTGATGCAGCCGTTCCAAATTCCCAGTGGTTCGATGGAGCCAGGATTGAGGATCGGGGACCGCGTTCTCGTAAATAAGTTGGCGTACCGTTTTGGTGCCGAGCCGAACCGCGGCGATGTCCTCGTGTTCGACGGCACGGGCCATTTCGGTGCCGCCGACTACATCAAACGAGTCGTCGGTGTGGGGGGAGACCACGTGGTCTGCTGCGACAGGCAGGGGAGGATCGAGGTGAACGGCCGGTCGGTCGACGAATCGACGTTTCTGTACCCGGGGAACAAGCCGTCCGAGGCGCCCTTCGACGTCGTTGTGCCGGACGGCACCCTGTTCGTCCTCGGAGACCACCGCGGCGACTCCAGCGACTCCCGCGACCACCTGGGCTCACCGGGCGGCGGCATGGTCCCCGTCGGCGACGTGATCGGCAGAGCCGACTGGATCGCCTGGCCCACAGACCACTGGACCCGCCTGGACCCCGCCGACGTCTACGCGCGCGTGCCCGAACCGGAGGCGAACGAGCTGAACACCACGGTCGGTGCGCATGGGTAA
- the rplS gene encoding 50S ribosomal protein L19: protein MSHLLDSVDAASLRSDVPAFRPGDTVNVHVRVIEGNRSRVQQFKGVVIRRQGAGVRETFTVRKVSFSVGVERTFPVHTPIVEKIELVTRGDVRRAKLYYLRDLRGKAAKIKEKRES, encoded by the coding sequence ATGTCTCACCTGCTCGACTCCGTCGACGCCGCGTCGCTGCGCAGCGACGTCCCGGCCTTCCGCCCGGGCGACACGGTCAACGTCCACGTCCGCGTCATCGAGGGCAACCGCTCCCGTGTGCAGCAGTTCAAGGGCGTAGTCATCCGTCGCCAGGGCGCCGGTGTCCGCGAGACCTTCACGGTCCGCAAGGTCTCGTTCTCCGTCGGCGTCGAGCGCACCTTCCCGGTGCACACCCCGATCGTCGAGAAGATCGAGCTCGTCACCCGCGGTGACGTCCGTCGCGCGAAGCTGTACTACCTGCGCGACCTGCGCGGCAAGGCCGCGAAGATCAAGGAGAAGCGCGAGAGCTGA
- the trmD gene encoding tRNA (guanosine(37)-N1)-methyltransferase TrmD produces the protein MRLDVVTIFPEYLEPLNVSLVGKARARGQLNVHVHDLRQWTYDRHSTVDDTPYGGGPGMVMKTEPWGDALDSVLADGYETGSHKPALVIPTPSGRPFTQELAVELSERPWLLFAPARYEGIDRRVIDEYATRMPVHEVSIGDYVLAGGEAAVLVITEAVARLLPGVLGNAESHRDDSFAPGAMASLLEGPVYTKPPQWRGRGIPDVLLSGHHGKIARWRRDEALRRTAANRPDLIEHCDPSVFDKKDREMLSILGWAPDPEGKPYGRFWRRPEGVEE, from the coding sequence ATGCGGCTCGACGTCGTCACGATCTTCCCCGAGTACCTGGAGCCCCTGAACGTCTCCCTCGTCGGCAAGGCACGCGCGCGTGGACAGCTGAATGTGCACGTCCATGATCTGCGGCAGTGGACATACGACCGGCACAGCACCGTCGACGACACCCCCTACGGCGGCGGCCCCGGCATGGTCATGAAGACAGAGCCCTGGGGCGACGCCCTGGACTCCGTGCTCGCAGACGGCTACGAGACCGGCTCTCACAAGCCCGCCCTGGTCATCCCGACGCCCAGCGGACGGCCCTTCACTCAGGAACTCGCCGTCGAGCTCTCGGAGCGCCCCTGGCTGCTCTTCGCGCCGGCCCGCTACGAGGGCATCGACCGCCGAGTCATCGACGAGTACGCGACCCGGATGCCCGTCCACGAGGTCTCCATCGGCGACTACGTCCTGGCCGGCGGCGAGGCGGCCGTACTCGTGATCACGGAGGCCGTGGCCCGGTTGCTGCCCGGAGTCCTGGGCAATGCCGAGTCACACAGGGACGACTCCTTCGCACCAGGCGCCATGGCGAGCCTCCTGGAGGGGCCCGTTTACACGAAGCCACCCCAGTGGCGCGGCCGAGGCATCCCGGACGTCCTGCTCAGCGGCCACCACGGGAAGATCGCCCGCTGGCGCCGGGACGAGGCCCTGCGGCGTACGGCAGCCAACCGGCCAGACCTCATCGAGCACTGCGACCCCTCGGTCTTCGACAAGAAGGACCGCGAAATGCTCTCCATCCTGGGCTGGGCGCCGGACCCGGAGGGGAAGCCCTACGGCCGATTTTGGCGCAGGCCAGAGGGCGTGGAAGAATAG
- the rimM gene encoding ribosome maturation factor RimM (Essential for efficient processing of 16S rRNA), producing the protein MQLVVARVGRAHGIKGEVTVEVRTDEPELRLAPGAVLATEPASAGPLTIETGRVHSGRLLLRFEGVRDRNAAEALRNTLLIAEVDPDETPEEPDEYYDHQLMDLDVVTKDGAEVGRITEISHLPSQDLFVVERPDGSEALIPFVAEIVVEIDLEEQRAVIDPPPGLIDDRAEIVSSREAEAEIDSSREAENAPSGEEA; encoded by the coding sequence GTGCAGCTGGTAGTCGCTCGCGTAGGCCGCGCCCACGGCATCAAGGGCGAGGTCACCGTCGAGGTACGCACCGACGAGCCGGAGCTGCGGCTCGCGCCCGGCGCCGTACTGGCCACGGAGCCCGCCTCGGCAGGTCCGCTGACCATCGAGACGGGCCGGGTGCACAGCGGCCGGCTGCTGCTGCGCTTCGAGGGCGTACGCGACCGGAACGCGGCCGAGGCGCTGCGCAACACCCTGCTGATCGCCGAGGTCGACCCGGACGAGACGCCCGAGGAGCCGGACGAGTACTACGACCACCAGCTGATGGACCTGGACGTCGTCACGAAGGACGGCGCCGAGGTCGGACGTATCACGGAGATCTCGCATCTGCCTTCGCAGGACCTCTTCGTGGTGGAACGGCCCGACGGCAGCGAGGCGCTGATCCCGTTCGTCGCGGAGATCGTCGTAGAGATCGACCTGGAGGAGCAGCGGGCGGTCATCGACCCGCCTCCGGGGCTGATCGACGACCGGGCCGAAATCGTGTCCTCCAGGGAGGCCGAAGCGGAAATCGACTCCTCCAGGGAGGCCGAAAACGCGCCCTCCGGAGAAGAGGCGTAA
- a CDS encoding RNA-binding protein has translation MLEEALEHLVKGIVDNPDDVQVASRNLRRGRVLEVRVHPDDLGKVIGRNGRTARALRTVVGAIGGRGVRVDLVDVDQVR, from the coding sequence ATGCTCGAGGAGGCTCTCGAGCACCTCGTGAAGGGCATCGTGGACAACCCCGACGATGTGCAGGTCGCCTCGCGCAACCTGCGCCGCGGACGGGTCCTCGAAGTCCGGGTGCACCCCGACGACCTCGGCAAGGTGATCGGGCGCAACGGTCGCACCGCGCGCGCCCTGCGCACCGTCGTGGGCGCCATCGGCGGCCGTGGAGTCCGCGTCGACCTCGTCGACGTGGATCAGGTTCGCTGA
- the rpsP gene encoding 30S ribosomal protein S16, with product MAVKIKLKRLGKIRSPHYRIVVADSRTRRDGRAIEEIGLYHPVQNPSRIEVDSERAQYWLSVGAQPTEPVLAILKKTGDWQKYKGEPAPPPLLQPAEKAARPSFEALGGDDEGKGEAITPKKKAEKKDEAKAESSSSESTEA from the coding sequence GTGGCAGTCAAGATCAAGCTGAAGCGACTGGGCAAGATCCGTTCGCCTCACTACCGCATCGTCGTCGCCGACTCCCGTACCCGCCGTGACGGCCGGGCCATCGAGGAGATCGGCCTGTACCACCCGGTACAGAACCCCTCGCGTATCGAGGTGGACTCGGAGCGCGCGCAGTACTGGCTGTCCGTCGGCGCCCAGCCGACCGAGCCCGTTCTCGCCATCCTGAAGAAGACCGGCGACTGGCAGAAGTACAAGGGCGAGCCCGCCCCGCCGCCGCTGCTGCAGCCGGCCGAGAAGGCCGCCCGTCCGTCGTTCGAGGCCCTTGGCGGCGACGACGAGGGCAAGGGTGAGGCCATCACCCCGAAGAAGAAGGCTGAGAAGAAGGACGAGGCCAAGGCCGAGTCTTCTTCCTCTGAGTCGACCGAGGCCTGA
- the proS gene encoding proline--tRNA ligase, with amino-acid sequence MAKAPVLTLQADDFPRWYQDLITKAELADNGPVRGTMVIRPYGYGLWERMQQDMDARIKETGTQNAYFPLLIPQSYLAREADHVEGFAPELAVVTHGGGKELEEPAVVRPTSEMITNASFSKWVQSYRDLPLLINQWGNVVRWELRPRLFLRTTEFLWQEGHTAHATYEEARDFAARIQRHVYADFMENTLAMDVVLGRKTTRERFAGAINTLTLEGMMGDGKALQLGTSHELGQNFAKAFNTRFLSKEGTQELVWQTSWGSTTRMIGALVMMHGDDDGLRVPPRLAAVQAVVLAVKGDDAVLTKVRELGDRLKAAGVRVQVDDRTDVPFGRRVVDWELKGVPVRIEVGPRDLENGTAMLARRIPGSKDPVAIDSLAGLLPAVLEDDQALLLRQSRERRESRTAAVSTIEEAVEAAASGGWARIPWAALGAEGEAKLAEHAVTVRCLVAEDGSVPESEDAPGNVAVVARAY; translated from the coding sequence ATGGCAAAGGCACCTGTTCTCACTCTCCAGGCGGACGATTTTCCGCGCTGGTACCAGGATCTGATCACCAAGGCCGAGCTGGCCGACAACGGTCCGGTCCGCGGCACCATGGTGATCCGACCGTACGGGTACGGGCTGTGGGAGCGGATGCAGCAGGACATGGACGCCCGCATCAAGGAGACGGGCACCCAGAACGCGTACTTCCCGCTCCTGATCCCGCAGTCGTACCTCGCCAGGGAGGCCGATCACGTCGAGGGCTTCGCACCCGAGCTGGCCGTCGTCACCCATGGAGGCGGCAAGGAGCTCGAGGAGCCCGCCGTCGTCCGCCCCACCTCAGAGATGATCACCAACGCTTCCTTCTCGAAGTGGGTGCAGAGCTACCGCGACCTGCCGCTGCTGATCAACCAGTGGGGGAACGTGGTGCGCTGGGAGCTGCGTCCGCGCCTCTTCCTGCGGACCACCGAGTTCCTGTGGCAGGAGGGGCACACCGCGCACGCCACGTACGAGGAGGCGCGTGATTTCGCGGCCCGCATCCAGCGCCACGTCTATGCGGACTTCATGGAGAACACCCTCGCGATGGATGTCGTCCTGGGCCGCAAGACCACCAGGGAGCGTTTCGCGGGCGCCATCAACACCCTCACGCTCGAGGGCATGATGGGCGACGGCAAGGCGCTCCAGTTGGGCACCAGCCATGAACTCGGCCAGAACTTCGCGAAGGCGTTCAACACCCGCTTCCTGTCGAAAGAGGGCACGCAGGAACTGGTCTGGCAGACCTCCTGGGGATCGACGACCCGCATGATCGGCGCCCTGGTGATGATGCACGGCGACGACGACGGTCTCCGGGTCCCGCCCCGACTCGCCGCCGTCCAGGCCGTCGTCCTCGCCGTGAAGGGCGATGACGCGGTTCTGACCAAGGTCCGGGAGTTGGGCGACCGGCTGAAGGCAGCGGGTGTACGCGTCCAGGTGGACGACCGTACGGACGTGCCGTTCGGCCGCCGAGTCGTGGACTGGGAACTCAAGGGCGTACCCGTACGCATCGAGGTCGGCCCCCGTGACCTGGAGAACGGCACCGCGATGCTGGCCCGGCGCATCCCCGGCAGCAAGGATCCGGTGGCGATCGACTCACTCGCCGGCCTGCTTCCCGCCGTCCTGGAGGACGACCAGGCGCTGCTCCTGCGGCAGTCGCGGGAGCGCCGTGAGTCCCGTACGGCTGCGGTGTCGACGATCGAGGAGGCCGTCGAGGCGGCGGCGTCGGGTGGCTGGGCGCGGATCCCGTGGGCCGCTCTCGGCGCGGAAGGTGAGGCCAAGCTGGCCGAGCACGCGGTGACCGTACGGTGTCTGGTCGCGGAGGACGGGTCGGTTCCCGAGTCCGAGGACGCACCCGGTAACGTCGCCGTTGTCGCGCGCGCCTACTGA
- a CDS encoding SAM-dependent methyltransferase — MTPTLVRQHLPHTGPTSRVDPCSRARDWAEIQERMLVPLYEAVYERLEVGPSTRLLGLGCGSGLALLMAASRGATVTGVDACTPERLALARERLLPEAWGTRARAGAQDVRLVDGPPEEAENADAPAYNLVTAFEPIGCTAGDSEGLGELLQAATPLAARGTPVVLVGWGPPERCTTSSVLRVATKLADPLRSPGSWRPARRDDLEEVAQRSGLRPDGSGRVACPFGYADMDNAVRGLLSTGLFDAAAAATDQAQVDKELTEALHAHQRHDGTVWMPNVFRYLIARTP, encoded by the coding sequence ATGACACCTACGCTCGTGCGGCAGCACCTGCCTCACACTGGACCCACGTCCCGTGTGGACCCGTGCTCACGCGCGCGTGACTGGGCCGAGATCCAGGAACGGATGCTCGTCCCGCTCTACGAAGCCGTCTACGAACGACTCGAAGTAGGCCCCTCGACCCGCCTACTCGGCCTCGGCTGCGGTTCCGGCCTCGCCCTCCTGATGGCGGCCTCACGGGGCGCCACGGTCACCGGTGTCGACGCGTGCACACCCGAACGGCTGGCCCTCGCGCGGGAACGTCTGCTGCCCGAAGCGTGGGGCACGCGCGCGCGTGCGGGCGCACAAGACGTACGGCTGGTCGACGGGCCCCCGGAGGAGGCCGAAAACGCGGATGCGCCCGCGTACAACCTGGTGACCGCCTTCGAACCGATCGGCTGCACGGCCGGCGACTCCGAAGGTCTCGGTGAACTCCTTCAGGCCGCGACACCGCTCGCCGCCCGCGGCACCCCGGTGGTCCTCGTCGGCTGGGGCCCGCCGGAACGCTGCACCACCTCGTCCGTGCTGCGGGTCGCCACCAAACTGGCGGACCCCCTGCGCAGCCCGGGCAGCTGGCGCCCGGCCCGCCGCGACGACCTGGAGGAGGTCGCCCAGCGCTCCGGCCTGCGGCCCGACGGCTCCGGACGCGTGGCCTGCCCCTTCGGGTACGCCGACATGGACAACGCCGTACGCGGACTGCTGTCCACCGGCCTCTTCGACGCGGCCGCCGCCGCGACCGACCAGGCCCAGGTCGACAAGGAGCTGACGGAAGCACTCCATGCTCATCAGCGGCACGACGGCACGGTGTGGATGCCGAATGTGTTCAGGTACCTGATCGCGCGTACGCCGTAG
- the ffh gene encoding signal recognition particle protein: MFDTLSDRLAATFKSLRGKGRLSEADIDATAREIRIALLEADVALPVVRAFIKQVKERATGAEVSQALNPAQQVIKIVNEELVGILGGETRRLRFAKQPPTVIMLAGLQGAGKTTLAGKLGKWLQSQGHAPVLVACDLQRPNAVNQLSVVAERAGVGIFAPEPGNGVGDPVQVAKDSIEYAKQKLHDVVIVDTAGRLGIDTEMMQQAADIRDAVSPDEVLFVVDAMIGQDAVNTAEAFRDGVGFDGVVLSKLDGDARGGAALSIAHVTGRQIMFASNGEKLDDFDAFHPDRMASRILGMGDMLTLIEKAEQTFSQQEAEKMASKLASSKGKDFTLDDFLEQMEQVRKMGSISKLLGMLPGMGQIKDQINNLDERDVDRTAAIIKSMTPAERQEPTIINGSRRARIAKGSGVEVSAVKGLVERFFEARKMMSRMAQGGGMPGMPGMPGSGGGAGRTKKAPKKAKGKQRSGNPMKRKQQEQEAAARREAASQAGGALGLPGGQPPQDFELPDEFKKFMR, from the coding sequence GTGTTCGATACTCTCTCCGATCGCCTTGCAGCCACCTTCAAATCCCTCCGAGGGAAAGGCAGGCTGAGCGAGGCGGATATCGACGCCACGGCACGCGAGATCCGTATCGCCCTGCTGGAGGCGGACGTCGCGCTCCCGGTGGTGCGCGCCTTCATCAAGCAGGTCAAGGAGCGGGCGACCGGCGCCGAGGTCTCCCAGGCCCTCAACCCGGCCCAGCAGGTCATCAAGATCGTCAACGAGGAGCTCGTCGGCATCCTCGGCGGCGAGACCCGCCGGCTGCGCTTCGCCAAGCAGCCTCCTACCGTGATCATGCTCGCGGGTCTGCAGGGTGCCGGTAAGACGACCCTCGCCGGAAAGCTCGGCAAGTGGCTCCAGAGCCAGGGCCACGCCCCCGTGCTCGTCGCCTGCGACCTCCAGCGCCCGAACGCCGTGAACCAGCTGAGCGTCGTCGCCGAGCGCGCGGGCGTCGGCATCTTCGCGCCCGAGCCGGGCAACGGCGTGGGCGACCCGGTCCAGGTCGCCAAGGACTCCATCGAGTACGCGAAGCAGAAGCTGCACGACGTCGTCATCGTCGACACCGCGGGCCGCCTCGGTATCGACACCGAGATGATGCAGCAGGCCGCTGACATCCGTGACGCGGTCTCGCCGGACGAGGTCCTCTTCGTCGTGGACGCGATGATCGGTCAGGACGCGGTGAACACCGCGGAGGCCTTCCGGGACGGCGTCGGCTTCGACGGCGTGGTCCTGTCGAAGCTCGACGGTGACGCCCGCGGTGGTGCGGCGCTGTCGATCGCACATGTCACCGGCCGCCAGATCATGTTCGCCTCGAACGGCGAGAAGCTGGACGACTTCGACGCGTTCCACCCGGACCGCATGGCGTCCCGCATTCTCGGCATGGGCGACATGCTCACGCTGATCGAGAAGGCCGAGCAGACCTTCTCGCAGCAAGAGGCCGAGAAGATGGCCTCGAAGCTGGCGTCCAGCAAGGGCAAGGACTTCACGCTCGACGACTTCCTGGAGCAGATGGAGCAGGTCAGGAAGATGGGCTCCATCTCCAAGCTGCTCGGCATGCTCCCGGGCATGGGCCAGATCAAGGACCAGATCAACAACCTCGACGAGCGCGACGTCGACCGTACGGCCGCGATCATCAAGTCGATGACTCCGGCCGAGCGCCAGGAGCCGACGATCATCAACGGCTCGCGGCGCGCCCGTATCGCCAAGGGTTCCGGTGTCGAGGTCAGCGCGGTGAAGGGCCTGGTCGAGCGGTTCTTCGAGGCGCGCAAGATGATGTCGCGCATGGCCCAGGGCGGCGGCATGCCGGGTATGCCCGGGATGCCGGGCTCGGGCGGTGGCGCCGGCCGGACGAAGAAGGCTCCCAAGAAGGCCAAGGGCAAGCAGCGCTCGGGCAACCCGATGAAGCGCAAGCAGCAGGAGCAGGAAGCCGCCGCCCGCCGGGAGGCCGCCAGCCAGGCCGGCGGCGCCTTGGGCCTGCCGGGCGGTCAGCCGCCGCAGGACTTCGAACTGCCCGACGAGTTCAAGAAGTTCATGCGCTGA